GGCCAGACCCAGGGCATCGTCCACCACGACCGCGTGTAGCCGGTCCAGCCCGCCGGCCGACGAGGTCAGCCAGGGGGCCGTGCGCTGCAGCCGGTCGGCGGTGCGGATGTAATACATCAGGAACCGGTCGATATAGCGGATCAACGTGTCCCGATCCAGGTCGGCGGCCAACAGCTGAGCGTGTTTCGGGGTCATCCCGCCGTTGCCGCAGACGTAGAGGTTCCAGCCCTTTTCGGTGGCTACCACCCCGACATCCTTGCCGCGTGCCTCGGCGCACTCGCGGGCGCAGCCGGATACGCCCATCTTGATCTTGTGTGGCGCGCGTAGCCCGCGATACCGCAACTCCAGGTCGATCGCCAGCTGCACCGAATCCTGCTGCCCGTATCGGCACCAATCGGTGCCGACGCAGCTCTTCACCGTGCGCAGCGACTTGCCGTAGGCCTGACCGGATTCCATCCCGCCGTCGACCAACCGGCGCCAGATGAGCGGCAACTGATCGACCGTCGCGCCGAACATGTCGATCCGCTGACCACCGGTGATCTTGGTGTAGAGGCCGAAGTCGCGGGCGATCTCACCGATCAGGATCAGCTGCTCGGCCGTGATGTCGCCGCCGGGCACCCGCGGCACGACCGAGTACGTGCCGTTGCGCTGGATGTTCGCCAGGAAGTGGTCGTTGCTGTCCTGCAGCGATGCCTGCTCGCCGTCGAGGATGTGCTCGGAGCTGGTGGAGGCCAGGATCGAGGCGACTGTCGGCTTGCAGATATCGCACCCGGTGCCGGTGCCGAACCGGGCGATCAACCCGGTGAAGGTGCGAATGCCACTGGCCCGCACCAGCTCGAACAGTTCTACCCGGGATTGGGTGAAGTGCTCGCACAACCCCTGCGACAGCTCCACCCCCTGGGCGGCGAGCAGCTGGGACAGCAACGGCACGCAAGAACCGCACGAGCTGCCGGCGCCGGTGCAGCCCTGCAGCGCCGCGACTTCGCAGGCGCCGTCGGCGATCGCGGCACACAGCGCGCCCTTGCTGACGTCGTTGCAGGAACACACCTGCGCGTCGTCCGGCAGGGCGCCGATGCCGAGGGCCGGGCCGTCGCCGGCCGGCGCGATCAGCGACACCGGGTCGCCGGGCAGGGTGGACCCGACCAGCGGCCGCAGAATCCCGTACTGGCTTGCGTCGCCGATCAGCACGCCACCGAGCAACGTGCCCGCGTCGTCGGAGAGCACCAGCTTGGCGTAGGTACCGCCGATCGGATCGCTGACCACGACGTCCAGCGCGTTCGGCGTGGTGCCGTGTGCGTCGCCGAAGCTCGCGACGTCGACGCCGAGCAGCTTGAGTTTCGTAGACAGATCGGCGCCGGGGAACTCGGCGTCCCCGCCGAGCAACCGGTCGGCGACCACCTCGGCGGTGGCGTAGCCGGGGCCGACCAGGCCGTAGCACCGGCCCTGCACCGCGGCGACCTCGCCGATCGCGTACACCGCCGGATCGGAGGTAACGCAGGCCAGGTCGGTGAGCACGCCGCCGCGTTCGCCGACCGCCAGCCCGGCGGCGCGAGCCACCTCGTCGCGCGGCCGGACCCCGGCGGAGAACACCACCAGTGCGGCGTCGATCGTGGTGTCGTCGCTCAACGTCACCCGGACGCCGGCGTCGTCGGGCAGCGGTTCGATCACCGACGTGCCGGCGCCGGTGGTGACGTCGATGTCGAGCGCGCGGATCAGCCGGGCCAGGTGCTCGCCGCCGGCCGGGTCCACCTGGAGCGGCATCAACCGGGGCGCGAACTCCACCACATGCGGGCGTAATCCCAACAACCGCAGCGCATTCGCTGCCTCCAGGCCGAGCAGCCCACCGCCGACGACCACCCCGACCGCGCCCGGATCACGGGCCAACGCGGCGTCGGCAGCGGTCCGGATTCCATCCAGGTCGTCGAGGGTGCGGTAGACGTGGCAGGCGGGCAGGTCGTGGCCGGGGACCGGCGGGACGAACGGGTACGAACCGGTGGCCAGGATCAGCGCGTCGTAGTCGAGCTCCGCGCCGGTCGACGTGCCGACCGTGCGTGCAGCCGTGTCGATCTCGGTGACCCGCTCGCCGCGCCGCAGCACCACGTGCGGGTCGTCGGGATAGCTGTTGCCGGACAGGGCCAGATCGTCGCGGGTCCAGCTGCCGACGTAGGACGACAGGCCCACCCGGTCGTATGCCGGGTCGGTTTCCTCGCCGAGGATCACCACCCGCCAGGCGGCGGAATCATCTCGGGCGCGCAGCGCTTCGACGAATCGGTGCCCCACCATGCCGTGGCCGACGACGACGGCCGTGCGTTGCGCGTTCACAGGTATTCCTCGTTCCTGGTCGTTGGACATAACGCTGCGTTGTTGGACATAGCGCTGGGTCAGTAGACGTCGCGCACATAGCGCTGTTCGGCCGCGAGCGCGGCGAGGTAGGAACGAGCACTTTTCGGCGCCATCTGACCGTGTTCGGCGACGATGCCGCACAGCGCCTCGTCCACGTCGCGAGCCATCCGCGCGGCGTCGCCGCAGACGTACACGTGCGCGCCGCGCCGGAGCCATTGCCAGAGTTCGGCGGCATGTTCGCGCATCCGGTGCTGGACGTACACCCGCTCGCTGCCGTCCCGGGAGAACGCCAGGTCCAGCCGGGTGAGCACGCCCCGTTCCTGCAGTTCGGCCAGTTCGTCGCGGTAGTAGAAATCGCAGGCTTCGTGCTGCTCGCCGAAGAACAGCCAGTTCGGCCCCCCGGCGCCGCGCGCCGCCCGTTCGCGGAGGAAGCCGCGAAACGGTGCGACGCCGGTGCCCGGGCCGATCATCACCGCTGCGGTGTCCGGGTCCTCCGGTGGCCGGAAATGCCGGGTGGGCTGCACGAACACGTCGACTTCGGCGCCCGGCTCCAGCTCGGCCAGGTAGCCGGTGCACAGCCCATGCCGAGTGTGGTCGCCGCGTTGGAACCGGACCACCGAGGTGGTGATCGCCACCTCGTCCGGGGTGTCCGACGGGCTGGAGCTGATCGAGTACAGCCGCGGCGTGATCGGGTGCAACACGGCCAGCCAATCGTCGATCGAGGCGGTGACCGGATGCTCAGCGAGCAGGTCGAGCGCTTGGCGGCCGTGGGTCCAGCCGGCGAAATCGGCCGGTCGGGAGAGCACGGTGGCCAGCGCGGCCGACGGCGCCCGATCCTGCACGAACCGGACCAGATCCGGTGTGATCCGGGTGATGTCCAGTCGCTCGGTCAGTGCTTGCACCAACGGCATTCGCTCCTCGGCGAGGGCGATCGGGGCCGCACCGGCCAAGCCGGTTCGGTCCAGCCATTCCGCGACCACGGCGGCCCGGTTCACCGGGCGGATGCCCAGCGCGTCCCCGGCGCGGTACGGTAGCTCGGCAGCCAGCAGCTCGAACGTGAACGTGCGCACGTCTTTTGCCGATTCCGGTCCGCTGAGCCGGACCCCGGCCCGCAGCGTGGTGCGCAACGGGTTGGTGCGTGAGTAGCTCGGTGCTGCGCCGGCGGGCACGCCCCCCACCGGGGCGGGCGTGTCGGTGCTGTCGCCGGGGTCCAGCGCGGCGAGCACGGTGGACAGCCAGCGGGCTGCGGTCGCGGCGTAGTCCGGTTCGCACAGTGCCCGGTCGGCAATCCGAGTCGCTCCGACATGTTCGAGCCGGGCGTCGAGTTTCTTGGCGAAGCCGCAGAAGTCGGCGTAGGCCGGATCGCCGAAGCCGAGGACCGCGTAGCACAACTGATCCAGCTCGCCCGGTTCGGCGATGGCGAGCGCGTCCCACAACGCCAGCCCGTTGTCCGGGGCGTCGCCGTCGCCGGTGGTCGCCACCAGGAAAAGCGCTGTGCCGGTCAGATCGGCGACCGACACCACCTCCGCGCCGTGCACGGTCACCGCGATGCCGGCCGCGGCGAGCGCGGCGGCGCATTCTCCCGCGTAGCCCTCGGCGGTGCCGGTCTGGGAAGCCCAGATCAGTTGCACCGCAGGTTTATCCGGTGCCGTGGTGGTCGGATCGGGAGCGGGATCGGCCGCGGTGGCGAACACCCCGGCCAGCACGCCCTCGAACCACGATCGAACGGTCGGGGACAGCGGTGTCTGTCGGGGGATTGTCGGGGTCCGGCCGGCGGGCGGGTTGGCGCGCAACCCGGTCAGATAGCCGCCCAGGAAGCCGGCTTCGCTGGAATCGAGCGCACCGGGACCGATCATCGCGTGCGGCGCCAGGATGGCGGCGAGCGCGGCGAGCGCCGGATCGGTGTCCGGTTCGGCCGAATCGGCGGATGGCGGCTCGACCGGGGCGGCCACCGGGGTCACCGCGACCGCGCACAGCTTGAACTCCGGTTGCAGCGACTCGGGATCGACGGCATCACTGGTCACGGCGTTGATCGCCAGATCGGCGCCGAAGGCGTCGTTCCAATGCATCGGCGCGAAGCAGACCCCGGGACGGACCGCGTCGTCGATCGCCACCGGAAGCACCGCGCGGCCGCGCCGGCTGCGTACCTCCACCGAACCGTTCGGTTCCGCCCCGATCCGCGCGGCGTCCTCGGGATGCAGTTGCAGGAACGGTGCGGGATCGAGCGCGTTCAGCTTGGCCACGCGGGCCGTCTTGGTCATCGTGTGCCATTGGTGCGCGAGCCGGCCGGTGGTGAGCAGCATCGGGTAGTCGTCGTCGGGCAGCTCGGCGGCCGGCAGATACGGCCGCGGCAGGAATCGGGCCCGGCGGTCGGGGGTGGCGAAGGCCAGCTGCGGCACGCTGCCGTCCGGCGCGGTGTAGCGATCCTGGCTGATCCCGTCGTTGCGGTAGCGGATCGGGTTCCGCGCCGGCCCGCCCGGCGCGGCGGGCCACTGCACCGGTCCCGTGCGCAGCCGGTCGTAGTCGACCCCGCGCAGATCCCAGCCGGTGCGGGGATTGTGAAACCGGCTGAGCTCGGCGAACACCGCGGCCGCATCCGGGTAGTCGAAGGCGTCCGGGTAGCCGAGTTCGCGAGCGATGTCGCAGATCAGCAGCCAGTCCGGCCGCGCCGCGCCGGGCGGGGTCAGGGCCGGACTGCAGTGGGTGAGGGTGCGCTCGGAGTTGACCATCACCCCCTCGGCCTCGGACCACAGCGCGGCCGGCAGCACCACGTCGGCATAGGCCGCGGTCTCGGTGCCGGCGAACGCCTCCTGCACGATCACCGTGTCGGCGGTGCTCAGCCCGGCGATGACGGTGTCCCGATTGGCCATCGAGGCAACCGGATTGGTGCAGATGATCCAGGCGGCCCGGATCTCGCCGGCCGCCATCCGCCGGTACATCTCCACCGTGCCGCCGCCGGCGACCGGCCGGAGTGTGTCGGGCGGCAGACCCCAGATGTGCTCGGCGAAGGCGCGATCGGCCGGATCGAGCGCGCTGCGCTGGCCGGGCAGCCCGGGACCCATGTACCCCATCTCCCGGCCGCCCATCGCGTTCGGCTGACCGGTCAGCGAAAACGGTCCGGAGCCGGTGCGGCAGATCGCGCCGGTGGCCAGGTGCAGGTTGCACAGCGCGTTGGTGTGCCAGGTGCCGTGGGTGGATTGGTTGAGCCCCATCGTCCACAGGCTCACCCAGTTGTCCGCCCCGCCGATCAGCTCGGCTGTTCGCCGGATGTCCGCCGCGGCGAGGCCGGTGAGCTCGGCGACCAGGTCGAGCGGGTATTCGGCCAGCAGTGCCGGCATCGCGGCCCAGCCGTCGGTGTGTGCGGCGATGAACTCGGGGTCGATGGCGTCGGCGTCGACCAGCAGCCGCAGCAGCCCGTTCAACAGGGCCAGGTCGGTGCCGGGTCGGATCGGCAGGTGGAGGTCGGCCTTGCGGGCGGTCGCGGTGCGGCGTGGATCGATCACGATCAGGGTGGCGCCCTGCTTGACCCGGTCCAGCATTCGGAGAAACAGGATCGGATGACAATCGGCCATGTTCGACCCGATCACCAGGAACACGTCGGCATGGTCCAGGTCGTCGTAGCTGCCGGGTGGGCCGTCGGCGCCGAGCGACTGCTTGTAGCCGGTGCCGGCCGAGGCCATACACAGCCGGGAGTTCGACTCGACCCAGCTGGTCCGCAGATACCCCTTGGCCAGCTTGGTCGCCAGGTACTGCGCCTCCAGCGACATCTGGCCGGACAGGTAGAGCGCGATCGCGTCGGGACCGTGCTCGTCGCGGATGGCACGCAGTCGGCGGCCGGCCTCGGCGACGGCCACCTCCGCCGAGACCGGCACCGGCTCGGCGTCCCGGTCGGCGCGGACCAACCCGGTGGTCTGTCGCCCGCCGCTGTTGAGCAGGTCGGCGGTGGTGGCGCCTTTGGTGCACAGCCGGCCGCGATTGGCCGGATGGTCGGCGCGGCCGCTGGCAGAGGTGACCTTGCCGGCGCTGACCTGCAGGTTCATTCCGCAGCCCACGCCGCAGTACCCGCACACGGTGCTCGCCGTCCTCGTCCCAGCCACGCATCCACGGTCGGTCAGCCGTGTTTCGATCTACCGAGGGACGGGTTACGCCGAGGTCAACTCGCCCGCGCAGTCCCGAGGTCGGTGACGTGCGGACGCGAAATCGGGTTGCCTTCCCGGGGCTCGAAGCGTCAATCTGGCAGTGCGGGGAAAACGGGAATCACGCGAAATCATCATCACTGTGCCGAGGAGAGATCTGTGCGTGCGTTGCAACCCCTACAGTTTCCGGCTTACCGGTGGCTGTTCGGATCGCTGGTCTGTTCGTTGCTCGCCGAAGGTATGTTTCTCGTCGCCCAGGTATGGCAGGTGGTCGAGCTCGGCGGTGGTCCCGGCCAGCTGGCCCTGGTGACCACCGCGACTGCCGTCGGCATGGTCGGGACCGTGCTGGTCGGCGGTGTGCTGGCCGACCGGATCCCGCAGAAGCGCATCCTGCTCGGTGTCGCGGCGGTCCAGACCGCGGTCTGCGCGGTGCTGGCGGTGCTGTCGCTGAGCGGGCTGCTCACCTTGTGGCAGCTCGTGGCGGGTGCGCTGATGATCGGGATCGCCGGTGGTCTGTACTTTCCGGCGTACTCCGCGTTGGTGCCCGCGTTGGTCCCCGCGGAGCAGCTGCTCGCGGTGAACGGTCTGGAAGGGATGACCCGTCCGGCGCTGGCGCAGGCCGCCGGACCGGCCGCGGCGAGTGGGCTGATCGCTGCCGCGTCCCCGGGCGCCGCCCTCGCGGTGGCCGCGCTCACGTCCGGGTTGACCGTGCTGTTCGTGTCCTGCATGCCGCTGACCCCGGTTCGGCGCGCGGTCGACGACGGTTCGCCGTCGGCTCGGCGGCTGGTCCAGGATGTGGCCGACGGTTTCCGCTACATGGCCCGCACGCCGTGGTTGCTGGCCACGCTGTTGTTCGCCAGTTTGATGGTGCTGGTGATCATCGGCCCGTTGGAGGTGCTGGTCCCGTTCGCCATCCGGGACCACACCGGCGGCGGGCCGCGCGAGCATGCGCTGGTGCTGGTTGCGTTCGGCGTCGGTGCGGTGGTCGGTCCGGCGATCGTCGCTTCTCGCCCGCTTCCGCGTCGTTATCTCACGGTGATGGTGACGATGTGGGGTGTCGGCTGCGTGCCGATGGTGGTGTTCGGTCTGACCTCGCAGCTGTGGCTGATGATCGTCGCCGCGTTCGTCACCGGCCTGTTGTTCGACGGTGCCCAGGTGATCTGGGGTACGTTGCTGCAGCGGCGGGTGCCGGCGGAATTGCTCGGCCGGATCTCCAGCCTGGACTTCTTCGTCTCGCTGGCGTTCATGCCGGTATCGATGGCGCTGTCCGGAACGGTCGCCGGGGTGGTCGGCCTGAAAACGGTGTTTCTGGTCGCCGGTCTGGTTCCGATCGGGCTGGCGGTGATCGCGATAGCTGCGGCCCGGATGCGCCAGGACGAGCTATCGCATCCGCTGGATGCCCCATCGGTGCGGGTACCCGATCACGGCTTCATCAGCCGGTAGTCGTGCTCAGACGCCAGGCGGTGCCGCCGCCGGATGCCGGTGCGACCAGAACGCTTGCACCCGGTCGACGATGCTGGCGAACCCGTCGTCGTCCAGTCCGTAGGTGCTGACCACCAGCAGCTCCTTGCCGGTACCGGCGGCGGTGATCACCAGGCCGGGTCCGAGTGCGGGCACTTCGGCGCCCACCCGGTCGTGGTCGGCGAAGAACGGAAGTCCGGGTGTGCCGAACGGTGCGGGTTCGGCACCGGCGGTGCCGACGGCCGTCGCCAGCGGCTCCGGACCCAGCTCGCCCGCCGAGACGAACACCGTGCGGCGGGCGCGGCCGGGCTGGCGCTCCAGGGCGAATCGCAGCTGCTGCGCGAAGATCGTCCATCCTTCGGTGACGTCGTCGTAATAGCCGGCCCGTTCCTGCGTCGCCGGGGGGCGGGGGCCGCGCACGATCTGCAGTCGGGTCCCGCCGGGGACCTCGGTCAACTCGAATCGGTCCCCGGTGGCGAAGTCGCCCGGGGCCTGACCGGCGAGACGCAAGAGATGGTGTGTGTCGTCGGCCAGCGCATGCTGGTGGTAGATGAAGTCGATCTCCTGGTCGAGACCGTCGAAAACCCAACCGTGCCAATTGCGTATCTGATCCCGCTCGCGCAACGCCGACCACACCTGCGCCACCGGGGCGGCGATGGTGACATCGATGACGGCTGACGGTTCGCTCAAGGCAACTCCTGTGCGTGGGCCGGACCGGGCGGGCTGACCGGGCTCGGTCGGGTACCCGAGCAGAGACGCTCTACCCGCCGCGAGTGCCCGCGAGAATACCGGTCGGTCGTCGGCGCTCGGCACCCGGTCGAGAGCGGGATTCGCTCGGCAGGCGGACACCGGCAGATCCGGATAAGCTGCAGAGCAGTGGGCCGGCAGCCAGGCAGCCGGCCGGATCTGGGTACCGAATCGTCGTACCGCAGCAGGAGGATCGCGAAAGTGCGTAATTTTTTCTGTCCCAATTGCGGGCAGCGGCTGGCATTCAAGAACTCGGTCTGCCTATCTTGCGGCACCGCACTCGGATTCAAGTTGTCCGAGTGCGCGCTGATCGCACTGAACGATCCGCAGAACCACGCGGACTACTGCCTGTGCGAAAACCTGCACACGGCGGAATGCAACTGGGTGGTCGATGCGGCGACCGGTGGCATGTGCGAGTCCTGTCGGTTGACCCGCACCCGACCGGCCGATTCCGACACCACTGCGATGGCCGAGTTCGCCGATGCCGAGATGGCCAAGCGCCGGTTGATTCTGGAGCTGGCGGAATTGGGCCTGCCGATCGTCGGACGGGACCGGGACCCCGAAACCGGTCTCGCGTTCGACTTGTTGGGCAGTGGCCAGGAAAACGTGATGACCGGCCATCAGAACGGCGTGATCACGCTCGACCTCGCCGAAGGCGACGACGTACACCGGGAACGCCTGCGGATCGCGATGGACGAGCCGTATCGCACCTTGCTCGGTCACCTGCGGCACGAGATCGGCCACTACTACTTCACGAAGCTGGTCACCAGCGATGCAGAACTCGCCCGGTTCCGCGCGCTGTTCGGCGATCCGGACGCCGACTACCAGGAGGCGCTCGATCGGCACTACCAGGACGGCCC
Above is a genomic segment from Skermania piniformis containing:
- the nirB gene encoding nitrite reductase large subunit NirB; translated protein: MVGHRFVEALRARDDSAAWRVVILGEETDPAYDRVGLSSYVGSWTRDDLALSGNSYPDDPHVVLRRGERVTEIDTAARTVGTSTGAELDYDALILATGSYPFVPPVPGHDLPACHVYRTLDDLDGIRTAADAALARDPGAVGVVVGGGLLGLEAANALRLLGLRPHVVEFAPRLMPLQVDPAGGEHLARLIRALDIDVTTGAGTSVIEPLPDDAGVRVTLSDDTTIDAALVVFSAGVRPRDEVARAAGLAVGERGGVLTDLACVTSDPAVYAIGEVAAVQGRCYGLVGPGYATAEVVADRLLGGDAEFPGADLSTKLKLLGVDVASFGDAHGTTPNALDVVVSDPIGGTYAKLVLSDDAGTLLGGVLIGDASQYGILRPLVGSTLPGDPVSLIAPAGDGPALGIGALPDDAQVCSCNDVSKGALCAAIADGACEVAALQGCTGAGSSCGSCVPLLSQLLAAQGVELSQGLCEHFTQSRVELFELVRASGIRTFTGLIARFGTGTGCDICKPTVASILASTSSEHILDGEQASLQDSNDHFLANIQRNGTYSVVPRVPGGDITAEQLILIGEIARDFGLYTKITGGQRIDMFGATVDQLPLIWRRLVDGGMESGQAYGKSLRTVKSCVGTDWCRYGQQDSVQLAIDLELRYRGLRAPHKIKMGVSGCARECAEARGKDVGVVATEKGWNLYVCGNGGMTPKHAQLLAADLDRDTLIRYIDRFLMYYIRTADRLQRTAPWLTSSAGGLDRLHAVVVDDALGLADDFEADMARHVTGYSCEWKGVLDDPDKLARFVSFVNAPGAPDPTVAFETRNGRKVPLLIGTPTVRPADDSEEKIA
- a CDS encoding bifunctional nitrate reductase/sulfite reductase flavoprotein subunit alpha, coding for MNLQVSAGKVTSASGRADHPANRGRLCTKGATTADLLNSGGRQTTGLVRADRDAEPVPVSAEVAVAEAGRRLRAIRDEHGPDAIALYLSGQMSLEAQYLATKLAKGYLRTSWVESNSRLCMASAGTGYKQSLGADGPPGSYDDLDHADVFLVIGSNMADCHPILFLRMLDRVKQGATLIVIDPRRTATARKADLHLPIRPGTDLALLNGLLRLLVDADAIDPEFIAAHTDGWAAMPALLAEYPLDLVAELTGLAAADIRRTAELIGGADNWVSLWTMGLNQSTHGTWHTNALCNLHLATGAICRTGSGPFSLTGQPNAMGGREMGYMGPGLPGQRSALDPADRAFAEHIWGLPPDTLRPVAGGGTVEMYRRMAAGEIRAAWIICTNPVASMANRDTVIAGLSTADTVIVQEAFAGTETAAYADVVLPAALWSEAEGVMVNSERTLTHCSPALTPPGAARPDWLLICDIARELGYPDAFDYPDAAAVFAELSRFHNPRTGWDLRGVDYDRLRTGPVQWPAAPGGPARNPIRYRNDGISQDRYTAPDGSVPQLAFATPDRRARFLPRPYLPAAELPDDDYPMLLTTGRLAHQWHTMTKTARVAKLNALDPAPFLQLHPEDAARIGAEPNGSVEVRSRRGRAVLPVAIDDAVRPGVCFAPMHWNDAFGADLAINAVTSDAVDPESLQPEFKLCAVAVTPVAAPVEPPSADSAEPDTDPALAALAAILAPHAMIGPGALDSSEAGFLGGYLTGLRANPPAGRTPTIPRQTPLSPTVRSWFEGVLAGVFATAADPAPDPTTTAPDKPAVQLIWASQTGTAEGYAGECAAALAAAGIAVTVHGAEVVSVADLTGTALFLVATTGDGDAPDNGLALWDALAIAEPGELDQLCYAVLGFGDPAYADFCGFAKKLDARLEHVGATRIADRALCEPDYAATAARWLSTVLAALDPGDSTDTPAPVGGVPAGAAPSYSRTNPLRTTLRAGVRLSGPESAKDVRTFTFELLAAELPYRAGDALGIRPVNRAAVVAEWLDRTGLAGAAPIALAEERMPLVQALTERLDITRITPDLVRFVQDRAPSAALATVLSRPADFAGWTHGRQALDLLAEHPVTASIDDWLAVLHPITPRLYSISSSPSDTPDEVAITTSVVRFQRGDHTRHGLCTGYLAELEPGAEVDVFVQPTRHFRPPEDPDTAAVMIGPGTGVAPFRGFLRERAARGAGGPNWLFFGEQHEACDFYYRDELAELQERGVLTRLDLAFSRDGSERVYVQHRMREHAAELWQWLRRGAHVYVCGDAARMARDVDEALCGIVAEHGQMAPKSARSYLAALAAEQRYVRDVY
- a CDS encoding MFS transporter gives rise to the protein MRALQPLQFPAYRWLFGSLVCSLLAEGMFLVAQVWQVVELGGGPGQLALVTTATAVGMVGTVLVGGVLADRIPQKRILLGVAAVQTAVCAVLAVLSLSGLLTLWQLVAGALMIGIAGGLYFPAYSALVPALVPAEQLLAVNGLEGMTRPALAQAAGPAAASGLIAAASPGAALAVAALTSGLTVLFVSCMPLTPVRRAVDDGSPSARRLVQDVADGFRYMARTPWLLATLLFASLMVLVIIGPLEVLVPFAIRDHTGGGPREHALVLVAFGVGAVVGPAIVASRPLPRRYLTVMVTMWGVGCVPMVVFGLTSQLWLMIVAAFVTGLLFDGAQVIWGTLLQRRVPAELLGRISSLDFFVSLAFMPVSMALSGTVAGVVGLKTVFLVAGLVPIGLAVIAIAAARMRQDELSHPLDAPSVRVPDHGFISR
- a CDS encoding SRPBCC family protein, coding for MSEPSAVIDVTIAAPVAQVWSALRERDQIRNWHGWVFDGLDQEIDFIYHQHALADDTHHLLRLAGQAPGDFATGDRFELTEVPGGTRLQIVRGPRPPATQERAGYYDDVTEGWTIFAQQLRFALERQPGRARRTVFVSAGELGPEPLATAVGTAGAEPAPFGTPGLPFFADHDRVGAEVPALGPGLVITAAGTGKELLVVSTYGLDDDGFASIVDRVQAFWSHRHPAAAPPGV
- a CDS encoding zinc-binding metallopeptidase family protein translates to MRNFFCPNCGQRLAFKNSVCLSCGTALGFKLSECALIALNDPQNHADYCLCENLHTAECNWVVDAATGGMCESCRLTRTRPADSDTTAMAEFADAEMAKRRLILELAELGLPIVGRDRDPETGLAFDLLGSGQENVMTGHQNGVITLDLAEGDDVHRERLRIAMDEPYRTLLGHLRHEIGHYYFTKLVTSDAELARFRALFGDPDADYQEALDRHYQDGPPPGWESEYVSSYATMHPAEDWAETFAHYLHIRDTADTAAEFGFAPAGATFERTRGRLGPAAFDALIELWLPLSWALNMLNQSMGHPDMYPFVLPEPVLAKMRFVHDICVSSRSAGSQPLPA